From Pseudomonadota bacterium, a single genomic window includes:
- a CDS encoding AP2 domain-containing protein, with the protein MKDKHKDIARIDQPSKRTHGWYVRVSWLGKTHSKFFSDKKNGGNRASLLAALAWRDNTRTKVGKPHSSKYIVSVGRTNTGVLGVRLNDKLNRYEVSWVTAEGKQSKTSVSIRKHGKDKAFKKACEIRKIKESERLAA; encoded by the coding sequence ATGAAAGACAAGCACAAAGACATTGCCAGAATTGATCAGCCTTCAAAAAGAACCCACGGCTGGTATGTCAGAGTCAGCTGGCTGGGAAAAACCCACAGCAAATTCTTTTCCGACAAGAAAAACGGCGGCAACCGGGCAAGCCTCCTTGCCGCACTCGCCTGGCGGGACAACACCAGGACAAAAGTCGGCAAACCCCACTCGTCCAAGTACATCGTGTCGGTAGGCAGAACGAACACCGGAGTTCTGGGGGTCCGGCTGAACGACAAGCTGAACCGATACGAGGTGTCATGGGTCACCGCAGAAGGCAAACAAAGCAAAACCTCTGTCTCGATCCGCAAGCACGGCAAGGACAAAGCCTTCAAAAAAGCTTGTGAAATCAGGAAAATCAAGGAAAGCGAAAGACTTGCCGCCTGA